The proteins below are encoded in one region of Populus alba chromosome 2, ASM523922v2, whole genome shotgun sequence:
- the LOC118049431 gene encoding uncharacterized protein, whose translation MESNDLMIEHNRDLMLRPNEYLKPGSSVDSVLDQCLGDIDDYSLNVQDLGSSHIDDHRLAVNQSNQYNMFLRHGDVQNYEENGLDFDSDVKLDADQGHNDVDDQENQLTPISQGRRLGLMEKHELAIQKHSVSHENSSSDVKQNQDTTLVIDTPVIQSRVHDPVPNHQLTVGQQFPDVHSCRRALRDAAIANHFEMKTIKSDKTRFVAKCASEGCPWRIHAAKLPDVPTFTIRTLPNEHTCDGITHLGHQQASVQWIADSIERSLRENPHYKPKEILEEIHQVHGISLSYKQAWRAKERIMAAVNESFEEEFHLLPWYCHQIGRTNPGSIAVVYGNSVDRSFERLFVSFKASIYGFLNACCPLIALDEMLLKGKYHGTLLLATGFDGEGAVFPLAFAVVDDESKGEWMWFLSELHNLLEANIVNMPKLTILSNRQKSIIDGIEVHFPSAFHGLCVHHLIDNFSKEFNNTILANLLWEAAFALTAIEFEQKITLIEELSEDAAHWIRRIDPHQWASAYFEGKRLGHLTADIVESLGSLILEASGLPIIQMMECIRRQLMMWFNERRETSSQWTSILVPPAERQVSVAIEHAHTHQVLKVDDAEFEVISAEGSHIVNICSRNCSCRRWQLCGLPCAHAVAALLSCRQNVSRFAESCFTVANYRKAYSQTIHPIPDKALWRELSVGLDDAGYSSVELVIKPPKSLQPPAAKPRKKRVCTEVSGHMKQTVHCSRCHQTGHFRTTCTVPL comes from the coding sequence ATGGAGAGCAATGATTTGATGATTGAGCATAATCGGGATTTAATGCTGAGGCCCAATGAGTATTTGAAACCGGGGAGTAGTGTCGATTCAGTTTTGGATCAATGTTTGGGAGACATTGATGATTATAGTTTGAATGTTCAGGACTTGGGTTCGAGTCATATTGATGATCACAGACTAGCTGTTAATCAGAGCAATCAATACAACATGTTTCTGCGTCATGGAGATGTTCAGAATTATGAAGAGAATGGGTTGGATTTTGATAGTGATGTGAAGCTGGATGCTGATCAAGGACATAACGATGTTGATGACCAAGAAAATCAGTTGACCCCTATCTCTCAGGGAAGAAGGTTAGGTTTAATGGAAAAACATGAATTGGCTATTCAAAAACACTCTGTTTCTCAcgaaaattcaagttcagatgTGAAACAAAATCAGGATACGACCCTTGTAATTGATACTCCTGTTATTCAGTCTCGTGTCCATGATCCTGTTCCCAATCATCAGCTGACTGTTGGCCAGCAGTTCCCTGATGTGCACAGCTGTCGGAGAGCACTCAGAGATGCAGCCATTGCTAATCACTTTGAGATGAAGACAATTAAATCTGACAAGACTCGTTTCGTGGCTAAATGTGCTAGTGAGGGATGCCCTTGGCGAATTCATGCTGCAAAGCTTCCAGATGTTCCTACATTCACAATTAGGACCTTGCCTAATGAACATACTTGTGATGGAATTACACATCTTGGTCACCAACAAGCCTCGGTCCAGTGGATTGCAGACTCCATTGAAAGGAGCCTCAGGGAAAACCCTCATTACAAACCGAAGGAGATACTGGAAGAAATTCATCAGGTTCATGGCATCTCATTATCATACAAGCAAGCCTGGAGAGCAAAGGAGCGGATCATGGCTGCTGTTAACGAGTCATTTGAGGAAGAATTCCATCTCCTTCCATGGTATTGTCACCAGATTGGAAGGACAAACCCAGGAAGTATAGCTGTGGTTTATGGGAATTCTGTTGATAGAAGTTTTGAACGCCTATTTGTTTCATTCAAAGCTTCAATTTATGGATTTttgaatgcttgttgtcctctTATCGCTCTTGATGAAATGCTTTTGAAAGGCAAGTACCATGGAACCTTGCTTTTGGCCACTGGTTTTGATGGAGAGGGTGCTGTATTTCCTTTGGCATTTGCAGTGGTTGATGATGAAAGCAAAGGTGAGTGGATGTGGTTCCTCTCAGAGCTGCATAACTTGCTTGAAGCTAACATAGTAAACATGCCAAAGCTTACAATTCTATCAAATAGACAGAAAAGCATCATAGATGGAATAGAAGTACACTTCCCAAGTGCTTTTCATGGATTATGCGTTCATCATCTCATCGACAATTTCAGCAAGGAGTTCAACAATACCATACTAGCCAACCTTCTCTGGGAAGCTGCTTTTGCTCTCACTGCAATTGAATTTGAACAGAAAATCACACTGATTGAAGAACTGTCAGAGGATGCAGCTCATTGGATTAGAAGAATTGACCCTCACCAGTGGGCGTCAGCATATTTTGAGGGAAAAAGACTTGGACACCTGACAGCTGACATAGTTGAATCATTAGGTTCTTTGATACTGGAAGCATCTGGACTTCCAATAATTCAAATGATGGAGTGTATCCGTAGACAGCTGATGATGTGGTTCAATGAGCGTCGTGAAACTAGTTCGCAGTGGACAAGCATACTTGTTCCTCCTGCTGAGAGGCAAGTGTCTGTGGCCATTGAGCACGCACACACTCATCAGGTTCTCAAAGTAGATGATGCTGAATTTGAAGTTATTTCTGCTGAAGGTTCTCATATAGTAAATATCTGTAGCCGCAACTGTTCGTGCCGCAGATGGCAGCTATGTGGGCTGCCCTGTGCTCATGCTGTGGCAGCTCTTCTCTCTTGCAGGCAGAATGTTTCTCGGTTTGCTGAAAGCTGTTTCACTGTGGCAAATTATCGCAAGGCATATTCACAAACCATACACCCAATACCAGATAAAGCCCTCTGGAGGGAACTATCAGTAGGATTAGACGATGCAGGCTACAGTTCTGTCGAACTCGTTATAAAACCTCCGAAGTCTCTTCAACCACCAGCAGCTAAACCAAGAAAAAAGCGAGTTTGTACAGAAGTTTCGGGGCACATGAAACAGACTGTGCATTGCAGCCGCTGCCATCAGACTGGACATTTTAGAACAACATGTACTGTCCCTCTATAG
- the LOC118049379 gene encoding calmodulin calcium-dependent NAD kinase isoform X1, producing the protein MPKGYTSKQTYLIMVASSIGLIIAAVHYRLWKLRDRKIILRLRPLEAGHAEKLERFPHYVARQMGFADRRECPHLCRLAAVYVRDCDGCEEDIYAFFSQEPDADSLYVKLVEEFERCILSYFAFHWSHADLLISQVLNSDPEPKRKLKQIVMAATRERTFERVAKDLKVARVFSTLVEEMKAMGLASNDDSQCTEVMAPVAHSNRSPVLLFMGGGMGAGKSTVLKDILNEPFWAGAAGNAVVIEADAFKESDVIYRALSSRGHVDMIHTAELVHQSSTDAASSLLVTALNEGRDVIMDGTLSWVPFVVQTITMARNVHRRRYRMGAGYKVGTGGAVTEEYWEKIDEEEQSLQEGSKKRKPYRIELVGVVCDAYLAVVRGIRRAIMCRRAVRVKSQLKSHKRFANAFLTYCHLVDNARLYCTNALEGPPKLIGWKDRDKTLLVDPDEIDCLKRVGCLNEEAESIYELYKYPNPACEDGSIWKDIVLSPSRLNIQRELKYSIQKVERSNDVFRVEGR; encoded by the exons ATGCCGAAAG GTTACACCAGCAAACAAACCTATCTTATCATGGTGGCCTCTTCAATAGGCTTGATCATAGCAGCTGTACATTATCGTCTCTGGAAGTTGAGGGATCGAAAGATCATCCTACGCCTAAGACCATTAGAGGCAGGCCATGCCGAAAAGCTTGAGAGATTTCCCCATTATGTAG CACGGCAAATGGGGTTTGCAGATAGGAGAGAATGCCCGCATCTATGTAGGTTGGCCGCCGTATACGTCCGAGATTGTGATGGATGTGAGGAGGACATTTATGCATTCTTTTCTCAAGAACCTGACGCCGATTCACTCTATGTAAAGCTGGTAGAGGAGTTTGAGAGGTGCATTCTTAGTTATTTTGCATTTCACTGGAGCCACGCTGATCTTTTGATTAGTCAG GTGTTGAATTCTGATCCGGAGCCCAAAAGGAAGCTCAAACAAATCGTCATGGCAGCAACTAG GGAACGGACTTTTGAGAGGGTAGCAAAAGATCTAAAGGTTGCTAGGGTGTTCAGTACATTGGTGGAGGAAATGAAAGCAATGGGACTTGCATCAAATGATGACTCACAATGTACAGAGGTGATGGCTCCAGTAGCTCACAGTAATAGAAGTCCAGTCCTCCTCTTCATGGGTGGTGGTATGGGAGCTGGGAAGAGCACAGTGCTCAAGGACATTCTCAATGA GCCATTCTGGGCAGGAGCAGCAGGGAATGCAGTGGTTATTGAGGCCGAtgccttcaaagaatcagatgTCATCTATAGAGCCCTAAGCTCTCGAGGACATGTTGACATGATCCATACGGCTGAACTG GTGCACCAGTCGTCTACAGATGCAGCATCTTCTCTCTTGGTGACAGCATTGAATGAAGGGCGGGATGTAATCATGGATGGCACTCTCTCCTGGGTACCATTCGTTGTACAGACAATAACAATGGCCCGAAATGTCCATCGTCGTCGTTATCGCATGGGAGCAGGTTATAAAGTAGGTACTGGTGGAGCTGTAACTGAGGAGTACTGGGAGAAGATTGACGAAGAAGAACAATCACTGCAAGAAggatccaaaaaaagaaaaccatacaGGATAGAGCTGGTTGGGGTCGTTTGTGATGCTTATTTAGCTGTTGTCAGAGGCATAAG GAGAGCTATAATGTGTAGAAGAGCTGTTAGGGTGAAATCACAACTGAAATCCCACAAGAGATTTGCAAATGCATTTCTGACATACTGCCATCTGGTTGACAATGCCAGGCTTTATTGCACCAATGCCTTGGAAGGTCCACCTAAG TTGATAGGATGGAAAGACAGGGACAAGACTCTACTGGTTGATCCAGATGAAATAGACTGTTTAAAAAGAGTGGGCTGCTTGAACGAGGAAGCGGAGTCCATTTATGAACTATACAAGTACCCTAATCCAGCTTGTGAAGATGGTTCAATTTGGAAAGACATTGTATTATCACCATCAAGGTTAAACATTCAAAGGGAGTTGAAGTATTCCATCCAGAAAGTTGAAAGATCAAATGACGTGTTCAGAGTAGAGGGAAGATGA
- the LOC118049379 gene encoding calmodulin calcium-dependent NAD kinase isoform X2 — MPKGYTSKQTYLIMVASSIGLIIAAVHYRLWKLRDRKIILRLRPLEAGHAEKLERFPHYVDRRECPHLCRLAAVYVRDCDGCEEDIYAFFSQEPDADSLYVKLVEEFERCILSYFAFHWSHADLLISQVLNSDPEPKRKLKQIVMAATRERTFERVAKDLKVARVFSTLVEEMKAMGLASNDDSQCTEVMAPVAHSNRSPVLLFMGGGMGAGKSTVLKDILNEPFWAGAAGNAVVIEADAFKESDVIYRALSSRGHVDMIHTAELVHQSSTDAASSLLVTALNEGRDVIMDGTLSWVPFVVQTITMARNVHRRRYRMGAGYKVGTGGAVTEEYWEKIDEEEQSLQEGSKKRKPYRIELVGVVCDAYLAVVRGIRRAIMCRRAVRVKSQLKSHKRFANAFLTYCHLVDNARLYCTNALEGPPKLIGWKDRDKTLLVDPDEIDCLKRVGCLNEEAESIYELYKYPNPACEDGSIWKDIVLSPSRLNIQRELKYSIQKVERSNDVFRVEGR; from the exons ATGCCGAAAG GTTACACCAGCAAACAAACCTATCTTATCATGGTGGCCTCTTCAATAGGCTTGATCATAGCAGCTGTACATTATCGTCTCTGGAAGTTGAGGGATCGAAAGATCATCCTACGCCTAAGACCATTAGAGGCAGGCCATGCCGAAAAGCTTGAGAGATTTCCCCATTATGTAG ATAGGAGAGAATGCCCGCATCTATGTAGGTTGGCCGCCGTATACGTCCGAGATTGTGATGGATGTGAGGAGGACATTTATGCATTCTTTTCTCAAGAACCTGACGCCGATTCACTCTATGTAAAGCTGGTAGAGGAGTTTGAGAGGTGCATTCTTAGTTATTTTGCATTTCACTGGAGCCACGCTGATCTTTTGATTAGTCAG GTGTTGAATTCTGATCCGGAGCCCAAAAGGAAGCTCAAACAAATCGTCATGGCAGCAACTAG GGAACGGACTTTTGAGAGGGTAGCAAAAGATCTAAAGGTTGCTAGGGTGTTCAGTACATTGGTGGAGGAAATGAAAGCAATGGGACTTGCATCAAATGATGACTCACAATGTACAGAGGTGATGGCTCCAGTAGCTCACAGTAATAGAAGTCCAGTCCTCCTCTTCATGGGTGGTGGTATGGGAGCTGGGAAGAGCACAGTGCTCAAGGACATTCTCAATGA GCCATTCTGGGCAGGAGCAGCAGGGAATGCAGTGGTTATTGAGGCCGAtgccttcaaagaatcagatgTCATCTATAGAGCCCTAAGCTCTCGAGGACATGTTGACATGATCCATACGGCTGAACTG GTGCACCAGTCGTCTACAGATGCAGCATCTTCTCTCTTGGTGACAGCATTGAATGAAGGGCGGGATGTAATCATGGATGGCACTCTCTCCTGGGTACCATTCGTTGTACAGACAATAACAATGGCCCGAAATGTCCATCGTCGTCGTTATCGCATGGGAGCAGGTTATAAAGTAGGTACTGGTGGAGCTGTAACTGAGGAGTACTGGGAGAAGATTGACGAAGAAGAACAATCACTGCAAGAAggatccaaaaaaagaaaaccatacaGGATAGAGCTGGTTGGGGTCGTTTGTGATGCTTATTTAGCTGTTGTCAGAGGCATAAG GAGAGCTATAATGTGTAGAAGAGCTGTTAGGGTGAAATCACAACTGAAATCCCACAAGAGATTTGCAAATGCATTTCTGACATACTGCCATCTGGTTGACAATGCCAGGCTTTATTGCACCAATGCCTTGGAAGGTCCACCTAAG TTGATAGGATGGAAAGACAGGGACAAGACTCTACTGGTTGATCCAGATGAAATAGACTGTTTAAAAAGAGTGGGCTGCTTGAACGAGGAAGCGGAGTCCATTTATGAACTATACAAGTACCCTAATCCAGCTTGTGAAGATGGTTCAATTTGGAAAGACATTGTATTATCACCATCAAGGTTAAACATTCAAAGGGAGTTGAAGTATTCCATCCAGAAAGTTGAAAGATCAAATGACGTGTTCAGAGTAGAGGGAAGATGA
- the LOC118049379 gene encoding calmodulin calcium-dependent NAD kinase isoform X3, translated as MGFADRRECPHLCRLAAVYVRDCDGCEEDIYAFFSQEPDADSLYVKLVEEFERCILSYFAFHWSHADLLISQVLNSDPEPKRKLKQIVMAATRERTFERVAKDLKVARVFSTLVEEMKAMGLASNDDSQCTEVMAPVAHSNRSPVLLFMGGGMGAGKSTVLKDILNEPFWAGAAGNAVVIEADAFKESDVIYRALSSRGHVDMIHTAELVHQSSTDAASSLLVTALNEGRDVIMDGTLSWVPFVVQTITMARNVHRRRYRMGAGYKVGTGGAVTEEYWEKIDEEEQSLQEGSKKRKPYRIELVGVVCDAYLAVVRGIRRAIMCRRAVRVKSQLKSHKRFANAFLTYCHLVDNARLYCTNALEGPPKLIGWKDRDKTLLVDPDEIDCLKRVGCLNEEAESIYELYKYPNPACEDGSIWKDIVLSPSRLNIQRELKYSIQKVERSNDVFRVEGR; from the exons ATGGGGTTTGCAGATAGGAGAGAATGCCCGCATCTATGTAGGTTGGCCGCCGTATACGTCCGAGATTGTGATGGATGTGAGGAGGACATTTATGCATTCTTTTCTCAAGAACCTGACGCCGATTCACTCTATGTAAAGCTGGTAGAGGAGTTTGAGAGGTGCATTCTTAGTTATTTTGCATTTCACTGGAGCCACGCTGATCTTTTGATTAGTCAG GTGTTGAATTCTGATCCGGAGCCCAAAAGGAAGCTCAAACAAATCGTCATGGCAGCAACTAG GGAACGGACTTTTGAGAGGGTAGCAAAAGATCTAAAGGTTGCTAGGGTGTTCAGTACATTGGTGGAGGAAATGAAAGCAATGGGACTTGCATCAAATGATGACTCACAATGTACAGAGGTGATGGCTCCAGTAGCTCACAGTAATAGAAGTCCAGTCCTCCTCTTCATGGGTGGTGGTATGGGAGCTGGGAAGAGCACAGTGCTCAAGGACATTCTCAATGA GCCATTCTGGGCAGGAGCAGCAGGGAATGCAGTGGTTATTGAGGCCGAtgccttcaaagaatcagatgTCATCTATAGAGCCCTAAGCTCTCGAGGACATGTTGACATGATCCATACGGCTGAACTG GTGCACCAGTCGTCTACAGATGCAGCATCTTCTCTCTTGGTGACAGCATTGAATGAAGGGCGGGATGTAATCATGGATGGCACTCTCTCCTGGGTACCATTCGTTGTACAGACAATAACAATGGCCCGAAATGTCCATCGTCGTCGTTATCGCATGGGAGCAGGTTATAAAGTAGGTACTGGTGGAGCTGTAACTGAGGAGTACTGGGAGAAGATTGACGAAGAAGAACAATCACTGCAAGAAggatccaaaaaaagaaaaccatacaGGATAGAGCTGGTTGGGGTCGTTTGTGATGCTTATTTAGCTGTTGTCAGAGGCATAAG GAGAGCTATAATGTGTAGAAGAGCTGTTAGGGTGAAATCACAACTGAAATCCCACAAGAGATTTGCAAATGCATTTCTGACATACTGCCATCTGGTTGACAATGCCAGGCTTTATTGCACCAATGCCTTGGAAGGTCCACCTAAG TTGATAGGATGGAAAGACAGGGACAAGACTCTACTGGTTGATCCAGATGAAATAGACTGTTTAAAAAGAGTGGGCTGCTTGAACGAGGAAGCGGAGTCCATTTATGAACTATACAAGTACCCTAATCCAGCTTGTGAAGATGGTTCAATTTGGAAAGACATTGTATTATCACCATCAAGGTTAAACATTCAAAGGGAGTTGAAGTATTCCATCCAGAAAGTTGAAAGATCAAATGACGTGTTCAGAGTAGAGGGAAGATGA
- the LOC118049279 gene encoding uncharacterized protein, giving the protein MSSDEPTVAVDGSTEPTSAEPADDKPATKPSRAKKTKEPKAKKAPAPKKSRHRTPSSHPPYEEMIKDAIVTLKEKTGSSQYAITKFLEEKHKQLPSNFKKLLLFHLKKLVISDKIVKVKGSFKLPSAKSSAPAKPAAASPAKKKTVTAAKPKAKSKPAYSKAKETKPAKSTAKSPAKSKAAAKPKAKPKAAAAKPKVTAKSKPKAAPAKAKTSVAKPKAAPAKPKAKERPAKASRTSTRTSPGKKAAATKVTPKKAATPKKAPAKTVKLKSVKTPTKKATAKKGKK; this is encoded by the exons ATGTCATCTGATGAACCCACCGTCGCCGTCGATGGCAGCACCGAACCAACATCCGCTGAACCGGCTGATGATAAGCCAGCCACCAAGCCCAGCAGAGCCAAGAAAACTAAAGAGCCCAAAGCCAAGAAGGCACCTGCCCCAAAAAAATCCCGTCATCGTACCCCCTCATCTCACCCTCCTTACGAAGAG atgATTAAGGATGCTATAGTGACATTGAAGGAGAAGACAGGTTCAAGCCAGTACGCGATTACTAAGTTTCTCGAGGAGAAACACAAGCAACTCCCCTCGAATTTTAAGAAACTCTTGCTGTTTCATTTGAAGAAGCTTGTGATTTCTGATAAGATTGTTAAAGTAAAAGGATCCTTCAAGCTTCCATCGGCAAAGTCATCAGCACCAGCCAAACCAGCTGCTGCTTCTCCGGCTAAAAAGAAGACGGTAACTGCCGCCAAGCCAAAGGCTAAATCCAAGCCAGCTTATTCCAAGGCGAAGGAAACTAAGCCTGCCAAGTCGACTGCTAAGTCACCAGCAAAGTCTAAAGCAGCTGCCAAGCCGAAGGCTAAGCCAAAGGCTGCAGCTGCCAAGCCAAAAGTTACCGCTAAGTCCAAACCAAAGGCTGCTCCAGCTAAGGCTAAGACCTCTGTTGCAAAGCCCAAGGCAGCTCCGGCTAAGCCTAAGGCTAAGGAGAGACCGGCTAAAGCTTCGAGGACTTCAACGAGAACATCTCCTGGGAAGAAAGCGGCAGCAACCAAAGTCACGCCGAAGAAGGCTGCAACCCCGAAAAAGGCCCCAGCTAAGACCGTAAAGCTGAAGAGTGTCAAGACTCCGACGAAGAAAGCAACAGCGAAGAAAGGAAAGAAGTGA